GATTCCATTTATATTCTCCCCTTAGAACTGCAATGGAGATATTATCATTTTCCAGCATATTGTACAGGTTCTTACTCTGATCAGTAATTATGCTCACATCAACATTTGGAAAGGACTGCATATAATTTTTCAGAGTTTCAGGCAGACGATAGTGGGAATAATTTAAAGATACTCCAATGCTTAAACTTCCTCCTATAGTGCCTTGATTAGAATCTATGTGTTGACGCATTTGTTTTAAAGTATTTGTGATAGTTCTTATATAGGGAACTATGCTTTCACCCTCTGGAGTAAATATGACTCCTTGCTTGGAACGAATCAGCAGTTGTATTCCAAGGCTCTTTTCTATCTTTTTAATTCGCTTTGTAAGGGCAGGTTGAGTTATAAATAACTTTTTTGAAGTTTTAGTCATGTTTTTTAAATCGTATAGCGATAGAATTATTTCATAATCTTTTTCGTCCATAGCAAATTATCCTTTCATCCATTACTTCTAGTTATGACCTTTAATAAAATAATACTATTGTACATTATGGAATTCAAGATATATAATAAACATGTATGTATATTTAAAGAAAAGTTTTTTAGAAAGCTTTTAAAGGTTTTAGAATATATAAAGATAGTTTTTATAAAAGATATATAAGATAATTACAGATATTTAAAGTCTATAATTATAAATATAATATCTAAATTAGCAGAAGAATAGTAAACAATAATTCTATATTATTTATGAGATATGATTCTAGTATATTAGAAAATTAAAGATTTTTAGGAGGAATACTAATGATTACTTTATACAATGAAGGTGTATATTTAGTAAATGGAAATGAAATTTATTTTAACAATAGTGAATCTGATGCAAAACTTAAAGAGAGATTTGGAAATAGATATTCTCTAGAGGATGCTAAAAAGAATACAATTGCATACTCAATTATGCAGAAACACAATACATCTGGAGATGAGAAAAGTTTAAAACTTAAATTTGATGCACTGGCTTCTCATGATATTACCTTTGTGGGAATAGTACAAAC
This genomic window from Clostridium pasteurianum DSM 525 = ATCC 6013 contains:
- a CDS encoding LysR family transcriptional regulator, with amino-acid sequence MDEKDYEIILSLYDLKNMTKTSKKLFITQPALTKRIKKIEKSLGIQLLIRSKQGVIFTPEGESIVPYIRTITNTLKQMRQHIDSNQGTIGGSLSIGVSLNYSHYRLPETLKNYMQSFPNVDVSIITDQSKNLYNMLENDNISIAVLRGEYKWNQGLIHLCTEPMCLVCSNENSKRPLDSYPYIGRHTDSILHGKIQTWLLENGLSTDNTKIWIDNIDTCVEMAKHGLGWSILPKICLENFHGYVKNLYFQDGTPFTRSTYILYKDLYYSLPQVKLFIEYLLNNERNYEK